The genomic DNA AAAAGTTTATGTCAAAACGTGAATTTAAAATGACAGGTATGTTAAAACTGCGATACACAACACACTACGTCGGCGGCACCTTAGTTGTTTATAGCGGACGACACATTATGTGATGCGTTGACCATATAAAACACGTGTTTGATGTATCCGATCAAGCTCAGTGTAACCTATATATGCATTTGTGGTTACAACGTACAATGATGACAATAACGTTTGATGCACGCACGTGACATTACACTTTTTTACTTTGTTACACACGGTACGTTCGTGACATTAACGCCATTAGATATATATAGTATGGCTCGATCATTGCGGTGTAAAGTTGTAACAATATTTTAGACAATcgtgtaaagtcgtaaaagtaatttagaaATTAACATGGTTATACATAGATAAAAAATAGTATAATAATGTGTGACGTTATGGTCTAAAGTCGTAAAAGCAATTCAAATAAGATTAGACGTgaagttattaagtagaaaaaGTTAGCGGATCAAAGTTGTCAATTACCAAAAGTTAGAAGTAAATGTGTAACTTACTTAGTTTGAAAGTGTGAAGTGAAAAAATTAAAAGTATAAGAGGTTAGAAAGTAAAATTATTAGGGGGGAGGGGGTGGTCacctagtgatagaattctatcactcacaagcaccaatcaagttccgccatgtcatcaaccattttttcatcactcacaaccttttttggtggcaatggtcatcactcaccaccacacccaacaatttccccgcAACCAACAATTTCTCACACAAAATCTGGCCATCACGCCGTTATTTTTGTCACGCGTGCATCTTCCACGCGTTATAAACTTATGCCGGCGGCGGTCATCACGGCGTTGAAAATAGCCATAACGCGTTGAACTTCATCCGCCCTGGGTCCTCTTAGAGTTAAAATTATAATATATGAAAATTGAAAAAACATAAATGTTCAAGGGCTAAATGTGTATTTTTTGTAAATGTTTATGACTTAAAACACAAAAGGACTAAATGGGTACATTTTGTGAATGCTACTTAAAACACAAAAGGACTAAATGGGTACATTTTGTAAATGTTCAGGACTTAAAACACAAAGTCTCCACCGACTTTGTGTTTTAAGGtcgtggggtatggggcttgggttggggtgtgggttgggggaaaacgcccaaggcaccaccccgggtgagcttgggttggggcgtggccccttggggcttgggtttcaagctgGGCGTGGGGCGAGGGAGCAAGGTGATATGGCGGTTTGTGAATGGCCAAAAGAAAatagccgttgggctagccgttggccaacggctatatgaaaaaaaaataattttttcttccattttttcactataaaactcacatttttcttccattttttaccacattTAACCACATCTTCTATACATTTTCAAATTCTCCTTCTACAATACGAAAAAATGCATCCTTATAACCGTGCTTATGACTGGACCAACCCGTATGCATTCCAAGAAactaatcctagcccaccacccaatcgtccaattcctcgtccatttttcatacactcttTTATGCCCCATGAAGCGAGTTATGCATCGCTTCTTGGGAATCGTGtatttactaacttcccacactCCGATGATTCGATACCTACCATGTTTACACAATcgcccatcaacctttcaccaacctccatcgacctttcacaaaaCGAAACCGTTCCCAAAACTCAACCACCCAATGATGGTCCTTCCGCatcgaaacccatcaaaaagagaagtcataagaaaaaaaaacccgaggaggataaagtagtggaaaccgccaaacgaaaacaacaaaaatgggtctatgctgaagaagttgcattggcgagggcttggtgtGAACAATCTCAACATTCAACTTTAGGTATGCTTAACCTTTGTTTATATTAATGgaatggttattttttatataactttgtaatatattaatatttttttattaaaataggaaattcgcaACATCGAACCGCCCTGTGGGAATCGGTTAGTAGACtattccatgaagaaatgggtagggggacttatcgtgaaaacgatagcttatcctcaaagtggagcgagataagcacccaacttacaaaatttagtggttttttaaataaagcaaagcaaaaccccaaaagtggtgaaaccgaagccgacgTTTTGACAAATGCAGTAAATGCATTCAAATCAAATATGAACaccgacttccgtttcatgcattgttgggagatttgtaaattccatccaaagtgggcgaCTATCCCCACTGGTAGCGAAACTAACTCGTCTAGTAAAAGGTTAagggcctcgtcccaagcccaatctgatgcacgagatcaagagtttgaggaccttttggatgattcgccaagcccaaaccggcctgagcatggaagaaatgcctcaagaaggcgtgctcaaaaacaaacggcatcgccttcagctgggagttctggctcgcgtaggggaatatacagcgaccagttggatgacatttcatgcaagttggatacattcaacgtattccaacaacaaagggccgaaatacgaaggagcaaagaagctagagatgccgctagagatgccctgaaacaaagacgagatgatttgaaaattctatcacagccgattgatcacctacagggtgacgagttagaaatagtcttggcgttgagagaagagataaaaaacaaatataaaagttaggaatttttttttttgtaattttctttatttaaaaatattaaaaaattaaatttgtgtTTTAAATCATATCGGGTCTGCCCAACGGGTCACCCcacaagcccaccaaacccacgccccccaaacccccgccccaccataccgtgtGTTCTTGTGGGTTTACCCACGTCTGCCACCCATTCCACATGTCAACCAATGCTCAACCCAAGCCCCAACGCAAGCCCCACTATACCCCATGGTCTAAGATATTATAGAATTTGgttcatatatattttttgtgaAGTATATAAAGATGAAAGACGTTCAGACTGAATGCAATTAATTAGTCAGACAAGGGGGTACTTTATATGTGCAACATCATGTTGAAAAAATGAGAAGTAACCTTTGTTGTATGTTCCGATTCTAGGAAAGTGGCTGAGGAATCACACACATATGTATTTAACAATAATACTAAtattactaaaaaaataaataaaatatggtACCACATGTAAACAAAAGAACTGGTATATACCACTTGCAATGGGAAGTGGTACCACTTGTAAGGCTACTTGGTTGATTGCCCACTATACAATTACCTCAACATAAGGTAAGTTGATTGCACACTTTACACTTCAACTTTTGGAGCATGTTGTCCAAaataaagttttgttttttttttgttttttttttttataattaattgaTGGTGTATATATCATTGGTCAGAGAATCAGACATGTTGTCAAGTGATCCACAACTTGATTGTGAATGTTGCACTATAATTATACAAGATATTTCTAGCCAGACAGTCGAACAATCAGCCGCTACAGTATGGTTTGTTCGAGGGGACCGATCATCATTTTAAAAATATGACAATAACACGTGGCAATATCGATAGACTACAGGAGCTAAATATAAATACTGACCTATATCATCATTTCTATTTTAAGTTAAAAGGTAACTCGATTATTAATCTATATTGAAAGAGGTTTATATACATTAATTATATCCTACACATCATTTGAATATATCCGCCGGCCGTTTAGTTATGCTGTCGAACGTGGGCCTACATGTATGCTTGACACTAGAATGAAAAAGGCTTAATTAACTAAGATatttaaacatattttttatccaaatacaaaatattgttttttactTGCTTATACAACTCTCAAAGATGGTCAACTTTCCAACAACATAGTTTAAGAGATTATAACATGTTTGAACATTGTATGTTATCATTTCTATTATAGATTTATTAAccttttgtttttataaataggGATTTTATCTTGTTAGGTAGATTTGAACCTACAAATTTTAGATAGCGAAAAACTTTATTAATTATGAAGGATTTTATGTGACAGGTGTGAAAGGAAAAATGATTTCTTAAAATCTTAACTATGTCTTAAAAGCTTTGTACATGAAAATCAATAAAAGCCGTGTACAAtagaaaaaagaaaaactaaaaaaGGTTAGTAGTCCGTTGTTGATTACTGATAGACGGCTGAAGGATACCATAACTTAGGGGAATATGACTATCACCATCATGATAACACTCGCTACAATTTACTAGCAAACCGTCGCAGAATATCCCATTGGCGATCACCCAATGGTAATATATGTAAGAACTTGCATTATCCATGCCATACTTAGGATCTTCCTCATGGATAAGATCTATAGTTGCAGGATCACATGAGAGAGTGTTAAAGCCCTCACAACACTCGATGCCTGGTCTAGCTTATTGATTAGGGTGAGTCACTCAAGTCCCTCAAAATTATGTATCGGTTTGTTGTTATTATTCTGATTGAGTATCACTAGCGGATATGTCCGTTGGTAAAAGTCATTTGTTTTTTGATGTCCTTTGGTTAAGGTTCTAACAAACAAAAATAACGAGTTAACAAATATAGTTAGCCTGTAGAAGTAACGGGGCTTTAAGGTTTTAATATATGGAATGATAATGACGACATCACCTTCGGGCAAGAACTAATTTAGGGTACGAAGATGATAGAGAGACGTGGTACATAAAATAGATGAAAAGTTGTGATGGTGTTATGGCAGAACTCGTTCATTAGGTCATGGTGGTGTTAAGGTTACGAGACAGtcatgtttattttaatatcttaGCTTGATACAAATTTAGATAAAACCCACAAATTTTAGTGTCACTTATTATTTTCATGAATAGGTTTTATAAGTTGATTGAAAAATTACAATAATGAAGCTTTGAAAACTTCGTAATTACATTAAAGACATAAAACTAGATTGGTTAATATGATCTTGGTCTATAGTAATTTAACAAATGGGTTGAAAGTTGTTTAATCATTTagtttataattataattaagaAACTTAATTTTGATGATCTAGCTAGCTCACATGCATGTACATGCTATCAAACAATTCAGTTGAACTAGTATACTTCAGTATCACATAATAGATATATTATTCAACTAGCTACACTAGTTGCAATCACAATGCACCACTTGTATGTAAAAAAAGAAATCTCGAATGATTCAACTAACTAACAAAACACTTCAATTAACAGGTTTTGATATATATTACTTTTAAAATCACCATACTCGATTAGGCTAACGAACTAAACATTtgacgaacagttcgtgaatcgtttggcgggaagttcgtttgtttcattcatttattaaacacgaacatgaacaaagACCACGTTCATTCGTTTATATTCGTAAACGTTCACTAACTTGTTCGTTTAAGTTCAATTGTGTTTGATGGTTCACtagtatttttagtttttatattttatctaAATATTTCAAAATCCAATAGATagaatatttaataagtgtcagcgtattatatattctgttcatgaacgcttattcgtttttgtttgtttccatttgtgttcatgaacattagtttgtgctcatttgtgttcatcaGCATTCGTTTTCGTTTgctgcctaaaattaacaaacaaacgcAAATGAACATGTACAAgtttatttccttaacaaacgaacacaaacatgaatctcgttcggtaagtgttcgtaaacagtttgtgaacacatatttcttaacaaacgaacacaaacaagttgttcgtgtttgttcggttcgtttacagccctatccTCGATCACCTTGTTGAATAGTGTTTGATCTACATAATTTTAACCCTTGGTTGTAAATTCGCATTCGTTTAGTAACCAAATCCATTGCACATTCATGGGTTTAAACTTATGACCCTATCTTTTTCATGAACTACAAGAATTACAATTCAATGTTTCTCCAATATCCAGATGGAAAAATCTAATTAGTTCCATCAAGTAACCAATAATATTTTCCTTGCTTATTTATACAATTGTCTACTTTACATGATATGTATGGTCCCCTATGTTTTTTATTTATACATAAATTGATTTTAAAAATGGTATTATCAAGCATAAAATATATTATACAGGATTGAGTGTCGGCATTGTTAACTTAAACACATAAAATACATGTTATATAATTTGAAAAGAGAAAGGATGATATATGTTACAATGTGCACTTGGTGTTGTACACCTCTAGCAAGCCTATTATTCTTGAGGTCACAAGATAACTAAAATACATCTTACAAAATTAAACTAAGGGAAACCACAAGTAATTGTACAACATGTATTTACAAAACTTTAGATTTTCGATGATGGCGACAGGCGATGAGGGGCTGATAACTCGAATAACCGACTCATATGTAGATAGGTGCGAACGCGAAAGAAGAGTGAATAAACAGGTAACAAGGAAACATAAATCAAAGCAGTAATTACAACATGTAATTACAAAACTTTAGATTTACGACGATGGCTTCTAGACATGGATCACGATATCATCATGTCTCTATCTCTTTACTAGTGTTGATTACTCGAAAAGGAATTGTTCGGTTAATCAGGAAAGTTGTCTCTTTGAACCAAGATAACCATATTCAGAACTGGCTCAGGAAAATACTCCATCAAATTGAATAATATCACTTAGAAAATCACCATTGTTGAGAAAATGAAAATCCATATTCAAATAGCCATGTGAGCTAGTTGAAGCACTAGAATCTTCAAGGTCAAACCTCATGAATGATGCACCCTCATGACATGATCCCAAATCAGCCCTTAACACCTCATTCCACCTTATTGCTGAAGAAGATTGGTCATCATTGCCTGATGAAATGTTGTCGGAAACATCGGTACTTTGAGCCTTAGATTCAACCTCTTGTTTAACACAAGTGTGGATGTTTGTAATAGTTGAGGGACTGTTAGGGAGAAGGTTATTGTTTTTGGAATCTTCAAGATTTAGGACCACTTCATAGTGTTGGTGTGAGAGAGAATCTGGTGAAGGGCAAGTGTGTTTGCCAAAATATGTGATGTGAAACATGTTTGATTCACCTTCTTCCAGTTTCTGAACTTGTTTCAATGCTTTGCACCCATGAAAATGTTTATGGGTGCACCTAAAGTAGCACCTACAACACATAACAAAATAAACTGTCATTATTTGATAAGAAAAAACATATAATttatttacataaaaaaattgtaaatggTGTTTTTAACTTTTTAGACAAATCCATATTCTAGATTCGGGCTAATGACATGATAATCGATCAGATTTAAATCTTGCGTATCATCGATCATTAGCCCGATGATgaattaaacttttttttttcaaaattattggaaaaaataagaaaaaattgAGCAATGACTACCTTGGGAATTTAGAGTTAAGGATCTCCTTTTGTCCATACTTCCTCCATGCATAACCATCTTCCATTGTAGTACTTATCTTGACCCTAGAATCAACAGTCCTTCTGCAAAAAGTTTGATCAaaggagaaaaaaaaaaaacacacatcaATATGTGTTGTACCATGTGCCAATATCAATTGTACTTCACATAACATATCAAGTAAAACATATGTTTCCCCTAACTAACTAATTAATTAAGAACAATGTACTCCTAATGTCTTAGATCATGTACTAAATCTGATAATAAAAACATTTAAAATTTTCACACATATTTTAACACGTTCCTTCTTAACTGGTTGAGAGTTCTAGTCTGACAgcaacaaacatcaaatcaacaGTAGTTTAAAAAGCCGATACTAATACTAGATAGTGTGTGAGTTAGTCGTTATAAAAAAAGTGCGTTACCTTCTTTTGTAACAACCTCTTCTTTCCTTAACAACCGGAGCCGGTTTCTTCCCGGTGCAAACATCCGGTACCTGAAAAACCGTAGGACTCGCCGGAACCCTAGAAATCTCACCGGAATCCGTATAATTCAACATCGAAAGACCACCGGAGAAAGATTCGAGTATCTCCGCCAATAGATCCTTAACCGGAACCGACCCGTCAACGTTCATTCTCAACTGGAGAAAGCTCTGCAGTCTCTGAGCAGAATCTCTTCCTCTAATTAGGGTTTCAATCAATCTGTCCTTATTTTCTTCCATTTCTAGTAACATAAAAGTAATAAATCTCTCACAACTCTAAGGTTCAGATATGTGATCTATAATTATAGGGTTGAGTGTAAACTGTAAAGTGAAGCTGAAGTGATAGCtagtgtatatacatatatatatatatatatgataatatGAATGTTATTTACAGAGAGAAAGTGTTGAATTTATTGAGAGAAAGTGGGAAGGGACTAGGAAACATCTAATTCACATCCAGGAAACTTCAAGGTGAAAAAAAAATTCTAGAAAAATAACATTGTGACGTCACTATACTACGTCATTCATGGTGATGTGTTCAAGTAAAGTAGGTGTTGTACGGACGGGTAAAAAAGTTTGGTTGTGGCAGTTTTGTAAATATTGAGAGTTCTGTGTCCGATAAGATAGCGGTTCTTTGTTTTGGTACATTCAGCAGATGGTGATGCATTGAAAGGTTGGTGGACCCATTCATTTAACTTGTATTCAAGTTTCTatctacttttttttttcttgttttgtcTTTACTTGCTCATTGGTtgctaggtttttttttttttttttttttctgaacaGCAATTTAGTTGCTTTTATCCGCACGTTGCGGTGTGCGGTTTTAAATAAAGTTTATATTGAAATATCGATAAAGATAAGTGTGTCATAAGAGATTGAAAAGAAGCAGAATATGTTATATCGATTGAAACCCATAAAAAAACAAATACTGATGCTGTGTCGGTATCATTTCAATACATTTTGGTCCATTTAGTTACATGTATGGTATTGACCATCGATATAGTTTACGACATTAAAAATAAACTATTATGAACACAATTCGGTTTGTCACGGTAAATGTACTTGTATATTGAAGTTTATGCTAAATAAGATTACATACAATGGTTTTTTTACTCAAAAATTTTCTAATGTAACCCAAAAATAAAGTTGGGTTTTACAAcaatcgaaaaccataaaaacgaataccaATAATACTTCCCATACTACCAACATCGGTACTGATATTGTTCGATCATCATCAGCTCCGTTCGTCACAATATCGATGTATTACAGTACTAGATATAGCCTACGATACAAAAAGAAACTCTACTTCGAACAAACTTCGTTTTCTACAAATTTATGTTGGTATGTTGagagttttctttttttttaaacataaatgcttatttagcttttttttattaaaaaaaataacatatgcaAGTTACAAGAGGAAAACcaaatttataaatttaaaaagaGTGAAATGTATATTATGTATGTTGTAGGAGTaagaataaaaactaaaaaaaaaaaaacacattgaAGATACTATCCGTAAAAGTTTGTCTTTGATAATGTAAATGAATATGAACTAGTACTTAGCACCCTCGCGTTGCGGTAGGGGCGAACACTAATGTCACACTACTGCCAGCGACCAACGACACTGAAGTTGCGACGTGTTaataagaaaaaaataaacaGAAAAGTAAAACATAGAATACAACAACTAAGTTGTTCTAGGactcgcgcgttacgatgaacccgcgtctattttttcctgtttgacagatTCATCGTAatttacataatatatatatatatatatatatatatatatatatatatatatatatatatatatatatcattaatactatacaaaccataatgcatacattacaacaaccattgcatcaatatgttgcaaattatacttatacaagattttggctaaattaattagattattataaataataataatttacatatAAAACAACACAACTATGAATGGATCAAAACGATTGAATTTGATAAGATAATGAAACAATTATTTAattagggtacaaccacttaagaTAATGAAAACAaattgaatttggtaaggtaatgaaatcattatttgattaaggtacaaccattTGACCACAATTTACAATCAAACATGCATATAAATATtacaaattaatagtatataaatagtATATAAATGTGAATGAATAGAATATGAATTCATGATATTCATCATAGGTTATTTTTTAAAGTATATAATATACAATATACTGTTTATAATTTTATTTGCATGTAAAAAAGTATATTAATACGTACTTTTTATTTATTGAATGATATATATTCTATAACGTAAGAGATATTGTTCATCAGAATATTAATTGAACAAAGTGCAATACgaagtaaaaaaatatatatagtaCATGTTTAAGAACTCTTGAGTTTGAAGGTTATAATCCTAAAATACAAAGCCTAGAACATGGAGGGTAAAAGTGACAAGTAGAATTAAGTATAGTTTTAaagtaattattattttattgtttatcCTTAGGAGTATGATTGGTTTaatttagtttttatttgttttcaagTAGGTTTCTAATTCCTAGTTTATAGGATTTGAATTATGCTAGATTTAGAATTAATGTAGTTTAATTAGTATGCTACTAGGTAGGGTATATTTCGTATGCAATTAGTATTTTTTTTGTTAGGTTCAGTATTATTGTTCCACGAATACAAATTTTCTTCATCTTTATTTCTTTGGTTTGGGTTAGATCTTGGGTTGAagccaacaattggtatcagagcttaggctCTCGAACCATGGTTTGAAGTTTTGCGAAGGAAGTAAGTGATTCAAATAAGGTTTTTGCCGGATCAAAAAGGTGACCAGTTAAAGTAGGTAGTCAAGAAGGTAGTAAGAAAGAAGGTAAATCAAGAACGATCTTTGGAAGGAAGGTTGTCACGTTCGTTTCTTGAAAGTAGGTAAAGAAGGTAGAAGGTAAAAGAAGGTAGAAGATAAAGAAGGTAGAAGGCAAAAGTAGGTTGAAGATAGAAGGTAAAGAAGGTTGAAAAAATAATGGCAGAACCAAACCTAGAGTTGGGTCTGGTAAGAGAGCAGGAGAATGTGTCACTTCGATGCCCGAAGTTGACTGATTCGAACTACACCACGAGGTCGATTCTGATGGAGCAGATTTTAACGGTGTATGGTCTTTGGGAAATTACAGAAGTAGGTACGGAAGCTGATGAAAAGAAGGTGGCTACTACAAAGGCGATGATTTTTCAAACATTGCCTGAAGATATTTGATGCAGGTGGCTCAATATGAAACCGCGAAAGAGGTGTGGGATTCAATCAAAATCCTACATGTAGGAGCAGATATGGTCCAAAAGGCTCGTTTGCATACTTTGAGGGCTGAATTGGAAGCTATGAATATGAAGGAGAATGAGACAATAGATTTTTTTTTGCAGGAAAGTTGAATGGAATAAGAGCTAAGTTTAGATCTCCTGGTTCTATTTTGAAGGAAAAGGTCATAGTAAGGAAGTTATTCGGTTCAGCACCGAGGAAGTTTTACCATTCATAGCCTCTGTCGAACAATATTCTGATATTGACAACATGTTATTTGAGGATGCAGTAGGAAGGATGAAGGCGTTCGAAGAAAGGCTTAAGGGTTTTGATTAACATAAAGAAGCAGATCAAAACAAATTGCTTCTGGCAGGTACAAGCAATGGGGAAGGAAATCACGACCATTGAAGCGGTTCTGTAAGAAGAGAAGGAAAACAAGGCCAAGGAGGTGGTTTTGGAAGAGGTCGTGGAACTAGAGACAAGGGCACTTTCaggtgttttgaatgtggtgaatTTGGGCACTTTGGATACGAATGCACCAAGTGGGATGAAAAGAAAGAGGAAGCAAATCTAGCGGAAGACGTCAACAATTTACAATTGTT from Helianthus annuus cultivar XRQ/B chromosome 7, HanXRQr2.0-SUNRISE, whole genome shotgun sequence includes the following:
- the LOC110872305 gene encoding WRKY DNA-binding transcription factor 70 — translated: MLLEMEENKDRLIETLIRGRDSAQRLQSFLQLRMNVDGSVPVKDLLAEILESFSGGLSMLNYTDSGEISRVPASPTVFQVPDVCTGKKPAPVVKERRGCYKRRRTVDSRVKISTTMEDGYAWRKYGQKEILNSKFPRCYFRCTHKHFHGCKALKQVQKLEEGESNMFHITYFGKHTCPSPDSLSHQHYEVVLNLEDSKNNNLLPNSPSTITNIHTCVKQEVESKAQSTDVSDNISSGNDDQSSSAIRWNEVLRADLGSCHEGASFMRFDLEDSSASTSSHGYLNMDFHFLNNGDFLSDIIQFDGVFS